From the genome of Geobacter sp. SVR, one region includes:
- a CDS encoding glycoside hydrolase family 57 protein translates to MSAPLDVVIIWHMHQPYYKDPLKNEYALPWTYLHGIKDYFDMPAIVEDTPGARAVFNLVPSLIEQLLEYAAGDAVDPFLLKGMADPATLGEEDRIFLLENFFSANRQRMIEPAQRYLELLYMAGEGKPGSARDRVRHFSDQDLRDLQVWFFLAWTGEAARRRFAPFGELLAKGENFSESDKALLFATQRTLLQAIVPLYKRLHEEGLIELAVSPYYHPILPLLCDNRIAQTAMPRVTLPTLPFRHPEDARAQIRRGIDYFERIFGFRPRGMWPSEGSVSNEALAIIADSGIGWIATDEEILSKSMEGGLGNHKERLYRPWRFSGPQGEVGAFFRDHQLSDLVGFTYSQWDPNRAAMDFCNRLLSIKSHIGGDQRVIPIILDGENAWEYYENNAYDFLQKMYANIAASPELTLTTCSAVLEHTRFDGRLHGIHPGSWINANYGIWIGHPEENLGWDLLAQAREAAVTGHPGVAALLAGEPSGPFDETAERICRSLYAAEGSDWFWWYGDDHFSPHSDRFDRLFRLHLMNVYRLLQQDPPRELLEPIKKKSPAGLVREPAAFIEPEIDGRISDYFEWLAAGLYDLTRQGSAMHSSDRMLQSFYYGFNRTTLFFRIDGIQDLSRLLRDIDILNLHLISDREYRLPMQMRSEESLLQVKDSNIWIPTRGHCRWNISKVCEVAIPLDCIKLAPRSKLFASVSLVRDNEEIGRWPSDAPLMLYYAGPEIELDNWLI, encoded by the coding sequence ATGTCAGCCCCCCTCGACGTGGTCATCATATGGCACATGCACCAGCCGTACTACAAGGACCCGCTCAAGAACGAATACGCGCTCCCCTGGACCTACCTGCACGGCATCAAGGATTACTTCGACATGCCGGCCATCGTGGAGGACACCCCCGGCGCCCGGGCGGTGTTCAACCTGGTGCCGTCGCTGATCGAGCAGCTGCTGGAATATGCCGCCGGCGACGCCGTGGACCCGTTCCTGCTGAAAGGTATGGCCGATCCCGCCACCCTGGGTGAGGAAGATCGCATCTTCCTGCTGGAGAACTTCTTCTCGGCCAACCGCCAGCGTATGATCGAGCCGGCCCAGCGCTACCTGGAGCTGCTCTACATGGCGGGCGAGGGCAAGCCGGGCAGCGCCCGCGACCGGGTGCGGCATTTTTCCGACCAGGACCTGCGCGATCTGCAGGTGTGGTTCTTCCTGGCCTGGACCGGAGAGGCGGCCCGGCGCCGCTTTGCCCCTTTCGGCGAACTGCTGGCCAAGGGGGAGAATTTCTCCGAGTCCGACAAGGCGCTGTTGTTCGCCACCCAGCGCACGCTGCTGCAGGCCATTGTTCCGCTCTATAAGCGGCTCCACGAGGAGGGGCTGATCGAGCTGGCCGTATCTCCCTACTACCATCCGATCCTGCCGCTGTTGTGTGACAATCGCATTGCCCAGACCGCCATGCCGCGCGTCACGCTGCCCACACTCCCCTTCCGGCACCCGGAGGATGCCCGGGCCCAGATCCGCCGCGGCATTGACTACTTCGAGCGAATTTTCGGCTTCAGGCCACGCGGCATGTGGCCTTCGGAAGGTTCGGTCAGCAACGAGGCGCTGGCCATCATCGCCGACAGCGGCATCGGCTGGATCGCCACCGATGAGGAGATTCTGTCCAAGAGCATGGAAGGGGGGCTGGGCAACCATAAGGAGCGCCTGTACCGCCCCTGGCGTTTCAGCGGTCCCCAGGGGGAGGTGGGGGCCTTTTTCCGCGACCACCAGCTCTCCGACCTGGTGGGATTCACCTACTCGCAGTGGGACCCCAACCGGGCTGCCATGGATTTCTGCAACCGGCTTCTGTCCATCAAGTCGCATATCGGCGGCGACCAGCGGGTGATCCCGATCATTCTGGACGGTGAAAACGCCTGGGAATACTATGAAAACAACGCCTACGACTTCCTCCAGAAGATGTACGCCAACATCGCCGCGTCACCTGAACTCACCCTGACCACCTGCTCGGCGGTACTGGAACATACCCGCTTCGACGGGCGGCTGCACGGCATCCATCCCGGTTCCTGGATCAACGCCAACTACGGCATCTGGATCGGACACCCCGAGGAGAACCTGGGCTGGGATCTGCTGGCGCAGGCTCGCGAAGCGGCTGTTACCGGCCACCCGGGAGTGGCTGCCCTGCTGGCGGGCGAGCCTTCCGGGCCTTTCGACGAAACTGCCGAGCGGATCTGCCGATCGCTGTATGCCGCCGAAGGGAGCGACTGGTTCTGGTGGTATGGCGACGACCATTTTTCACCCCACAGCGACCGCTTCGACCGGCTGTTCCGCCTGCACCTGATGAACGTCTATCGACTGCTGCAGCAGGACCCGCCCCGCGAATTGCTGGAACCGATCAAAAAAAAGAGTCCGGCCGGCCTGGTGCGCGAACCGGCCGCCTTCATCGAACCGGAGATCGACGGCCGGATCAGCGACTACTTCGAATGGCTGGCTGCCGGGCTGTACGACCTGACCCGCCAGGGCTCGGCCATGCATTCCTCCGACCGCATGCTGCAGAGCTTCTACTACGGCTTCAACCGCACCACGCTCTTCTTCCGCATCGACGGCATTCAGGACCTCTCCCGGCTGCTGCGCGACATCGACATCCTCAACCTGCACCTGATCAGCGACCGGGAATACCGCCTCCCGATGCAGATGCGCAGCGAAGAATCCCTGCTGCAGGTCAAGGACAGCAACATCTGGATACCGACCCGCGGTCACTGCCGCTGGAACATCTCCAAGGTGTGCGAGGTGGCCATCCCGCTGGACTGCATCAAACTGGCCCCCAGGAGCAAGCTGTTCGCCTCCGTCAGCCTGGTGCGCGACAACGAGGAGATCGGCCGCTGGCCTTCGGATGCGCCGTTGATGCTGTACTACGCCGGACCGGAGATCGAGCTGGATAACTGGCTGATTTAA
- a CDS encoding mannose-1-phosphate guanyltransferase: MKAVIMAGGFGTRIQPLTSSLPKPMIPLFNRPIMLHIVELLKKHDITDLVMLLYHQPEVIKKFFRDGSDFGVKITYVTPLQDMGTAGAVKAAEKYLKERFLVISGDLLTDFNLKKVIDFHNDKKAMATITLTSVKDPLQFGVVITDKDKRITQFLEKPGWGEVISDTINTGIYVLEPDIFRYIPDGENFDFSQDLFPSMLENKDPLFGFPAKGYWRDIGNTDSYREAYHDIFRGKVNLKIDEPKQDFVGKDLRIGADVTLEDASGLEGTVVVGDNTQVQGGVHIKDSVIGRNCTIERGVRLSRCVIWDNAYVKKGARIVDSVVCTNVRIGQSAHLEEGVIVADDTSIGDEAVIKADVKIWPRKLIEAGSIVTSNMIWGEKWKKSLFEGAIIKGLSNVELTPEFCAKLGCAYGTTLPKGSFVLAGRDSNRSSRMLKRSFVGGILSAGVNVRDMKMTSLPLLRYKLKTFGEVGGFHFRQGQDDPTSMEIVFLDGDGLDFSSSMAKNAERIFYKENFRRAHHSEPGAITDINNVADFYREGFLRALDREVLKKAAWTVVIDFNYSPASQILPLILNELGCNVIALNAYVDEGRGVKRTMEKQPALEQLSKIVNSLNAQAGFWLDPTAEAITLLDETGRILDGIELLTLMTNLTLRSGQKGVIAVPVQAPSNIEQMAVQKRCQVTRTKSSDRAMLEAASSTEVILAGSTDGRFALPRFQAAFDGMFAIARLIELGASVGIPLSRALVEAPASAYLQTSLPCVWEMKGGIMRKMSEDSLDKEATFIDGIKVHFGDEWVLVLPDQYFPCVHIVAEAKDQKTAHRLLAEYQKKVENWKKELE; this comes from the coding sequence ATGAAAGCAGTCATCATGGCCGGCGGGTTCGGAACGCGGATCCAGCCACTCACCAGCAGCCTTCCCAAACCGATGATTCCACTGTTCAACCGCCCGATCATGCTCCACATCGTGGAACTGCTCAAAAAACATGACATCACCGACCTGGTGATGCTGCTCTACCACCAGCCGGAGGTGATCAAGAAATTCTTCCGGGACGGCTCGGATTTCGGCGTCAAGATCACCTACGTGACGCCGCTGCAGGATATGGGCACTGCCGGCGCAGTCAAGGCGGCCGAGAAATACCTGAAGGAGCGCTTCCTGGTCATCAGCGGCGATCTTTTGACCGACTTCAACCTGAAAAAGGTGATCGATTTCCATAACGACAAAAAGGCCATGGCCACCATCACCCTGACCTCGGTCAAAGACCCGCTCCAGTTCGGGGTGGTCATTACCGACAAGGACAAGCGCATCACCCAGTTCCTGGAGAAGCCGGGCTGGGGCGAGGTCATCTCGGACACTATCAATACCGGCATCTACGTACTGGAACCGGATATCTTCCGCTATATTCCCGACGGGGAGAATTTCGATTTTTCGCAGGACCTGTTCCCGTCCATGCTGGAAAACAAGGACCCGCTGTTCGGCTTCCCGGCCAAGGGTTACTGGCGCGACATCGGCAATACCGATTCCTACCGTGAGGCCTATCACGACATCTTCCGGGGCAAGGTCAACCTGAAGATCGACGAGCCCAAGCAGGATTTCGTGGGCAAGGACCTGCGGATCGGCGCCGACGTCACTCTGGAGGATGCCTCCGGCCTGGAAGGGACCGTGGTGGTGGGAGACAACACCCAGGTTCAGGGAGGGGTGCACATCAAGGATTCGGTCATCGGCCGCAACTGCACCATCGAGCGCGGGGTGCGGCTGTCGCGCTGCGTGATCTGGGACAATGCCTACGTCAAAAAGGGTGCGCGCATCGTCGACAGCGTGGTCTGCACCAACGTGCGCATCGGTCAAAGCGCCCACCTGGAGGAGGGGGTCATCGTGGCGGACGACACCTCCATCGGGGACGAGGCGGTCATCAAGGCCGACGTCAAGATCTGGCCCCGCAAGCTGATCGAAGCCGGCTCGATCGTCACCTCCAATATGATCTGGGGAGAAAAGTGGAAAAAGTCGCTCTTCGAAGGAGCCATCATCAAAGGGCTTTCCAATGTTGAACTGACACCGGAATTCTGCGCCAAGCTCGGCTGCGCCTATGGCACCACCCTTCCCAAGGGGAGCTTCGTGCTGGCCGGCCGCGACTCGAACCGTTCTTCGCGCATGCTCAAGCGCAGCTTTGTGGGGGGCATCCTTTCGGCCGGGGTCAATGTGCGCGACATGAAGATGACCTCCCTGCCGCTTCTGCGCTACAAGCTCAAGACCTTCGGCGAGGTGGGGGGATTTCATTTCCGTCAGGGGCAGGACGATCCGACCTCCATGGAGATCGTCTTTCTGGACGGCGACGGTCTGGACTTCTCCAGCAGCATGGCCAAAAACGCGGAGCGTATCTTCTACAAGGAGAACTTCCGCCGAGCCCACCACAGCGAACCGGGTGCCATCACCGACATCAACAACGTGGCCGACTTCTATCGCGAGGGATTCCTGCGGGCCCTGGACCGGGAAGTGCTCAAGAAGGCGGCCTGGACGGTGGTGATCGATTTCAACTACTCACCTGCCAGCCAGATACTGCCGCTGATTCTCAACGAACTGGGCTGCAATGTCATCGCTCTGAACGCCTATGTGGACGAAGGCCGCGGCGTCAAGCGGACCATGGAGAAGCAGCCCGCCCTGGAACAGCTCTCCAAGATCGTCAATTCGCTGAATGCCCAGGCCGGCTTCTGGCTCGATCCCACGGCCGAGGCGATCACTCTCCTGGACGAGACCGGCCGCATCCTGGACGGCATCGAACTGCTGACCCTGATGACCAACCTGACGCTCAGAAGCGGCCAGAAAGGGGTCATCGCGGTGCCGGTGCAGGCCCCTTCCAACATCGAGCAGATGGCGGTCCAGAAACGCTGCCAGGTTACCCGCACCAAGAGCAGCGACCGCGCCATGCTGGAAGCGGCCAGTTCCACCGAGGTAATCCTGGCCGGCTCCACCGACGGACGCTTCGCCCTGCCCCGCTTCCAGGCCGCCTTTGACGGCATGTTCGCCATTGCCCGGCTGATCGAGCTGGGCGCCTCGGTGGGTATCCCGCTCTCACGGGCCCTGGTCGAGGCGCCGGCGTCGGCCTACCTGCAGACCAGCCTGCCCTGCGTCTGGGAGATGAAGGGGGGCATCATGCGCAAGATGAGCGAGGACAGCCTGGACAAGGAAGCCACCTTCATCGACGGCATCAAGGTCCATTTCGGCGACGAGTGGGTGCTGGTGCTGCCGGACCAGTATTTCCCCTGCGTGCACATCGTGGCCGAGGCCAAGGACCAGAAAACGGCCCACCGGCTGCTCGCTGAATATCAGAAGAAGGTCGAAAACTGGAAGAAAGAGCTGGAATAG
- a CDS encoding response regulator — protein sequence MSRILVVDDEANIRILYAEELSEEGYEVVTAAGTAEAIEKLQQMEFDLAVLDIKLKNESGIDLLQKLVKERHDMPVVLCSAFSCYKDDFSAWLADGYIVKSGDLSELKQEIARVLAKKTQRARGGQ from the coding sequence ATGAGCAGGATACTGGTAGTCGACGATGAGGCCAACATCCGCATTCTTTATGCAGAGGAGCTGTCCGAGGAGGGCTATGAAGTGGTGACCGCCGCCGGCACTGCCGAGGCGATCGAAAAACTCCAGCAGATGGAGTTCGATCTGGCAGTGCTGGATATAAAACTTAAAAACGAGAGCGGCATCGATCTGCTGCAGAAACTGGTGAAGGAACGGCACGACATGCCGGTGGTGCTCTGCTCCGCCTTTTCCTGCTACAAGGACGATTTTTCGGCCTGGCTGGCGGACGGGTATATTGTCAAATCCGGCGACCTGAGCGAGCTGAAGCAGGAAATCGCGCGGGTGCTGGCCAAAAAGACCCAGCGGGCCAGGGGCGGGCAGTGA
- a CDS encoding ATP-binding protein produces the protein MDWECCWNRVSVAMGECPNIHAGDEDLLFSQRRRILEKCCDCDRFKHDLACFRESGHPLAPVISLVHSEYQHQKTQIQSLVSFLDSKTLQVRFLHELGSVLQSSVDLDEVLSVALTAITAGKGFGMNRAFLLLVDRESSILKGHQAIGPLNSEEANSTWDEISRNDMDLQTLAQTFRRNKLTSERLKFQYILDRLTIPLDDTGHIMVRTLDSKAPLLVENAFNHPEVDPAIAHLLGVDTFLLMPLISRNRRVGMIIADNCITHRPITEGDMRSLETFTFPVAFAIERASLYERLQVELSRVTEASNKLRDQQELIVRMEKMALVGRITSSIAHSIRNPLMIIGGFARSILKSTPESDPKRDFIESIVGEARQLEGVLDEILNYSDSLYPTKDFWDANQLIETSIRDVHDLLVEKGCECRFERRDSLPLAYIDFKQVSYCVRTLIANDIDGQAGETITVQANEVEGAIRITIENKGHNIAQEELEALLTPFAITHDMGSGLGLALCKTMLEKQGIPLVVLASPDGGTTYSITLPTRKEEPS, from the coding sequence TTGGATTGGGAATGCTGCTGGAACAGAGTCAGTGTTGCAATGGGCGAATGCCCGAACATCCATGCAGGGGATGAGGATCTGCTGTTTTCCCAGCGGCGCCGTATCCTGGAAAAATGCTGCGACTGCGACCGGTTCAAGCACGACCTGGCCTGCTTTCGGGAAAGCGGCCATCCGCTGGCGCCGGTAATCTCTCTGGTTCACAGCGAATACCAGCACCAGAAAACCCAGATCCAGTCCCTGGTCAGCTTTCTCGACAGTAAGACCCTGCAGGTCCGTTTCCTGCACGAGCTCGGATCGGTCCTGCAGAGTTCCGTGGACCTGGACGAGGTTCTGTCGGTGGCCCTGACCGCCATCACCGCCGGCAAGGGTTTCGGCATGAACCGCGCCTTTCTGCTGCTGGTGGACCGCGAAAGCAGCATCCTCAAAGGGCATCAGGCCATCGGCCCGCTCAACTCCGAAGAAGCCAACAGCACCTGGGACGAGATCTCACGCAACGACATGGATCTTCAGACCCTGGCCCAGACCTTCCGACGCAACAAGCTGACCTCCGAACGCCTCAAATTCCAGTATATTCTGGATCGCCTGACAATTCCCCTGGACGATACCGGCCACATCATGGTCAGGACCCTCGACAGCAAGGCCCCGCTGCTGGTGGAAAACGCCTTCAATCACCCGGAAGTCGATCCTGCCATCGCGCATCTGCTAGGCGTGGACACCTTTCTGCTGATGCCGCTCATTTCCCGCAACCGCAGGGTTGGCATGATCATCGCCGACAACTGCATCACCCACCGCCCCATTACCGAAGGGGACATGCGTTCCCTGGAAACCTTCACCTTTCCGGTGGCCTTTGCGATCGAGCGCGCCTCGCTCTACGAGCGACTGCAGGTCGAACTCAGCCGCGTCACCGAGGCCAGCAACAAACTGCGGGACCAGCAGGAGCTGATCGTCAGGATGGAAAAAATGGCCCTGGTGGGGCGTATCACCTCCAGCATCGCCCATTCCATCCGCAATCCGCTGATGATCATCGGCGGATTCGCCCGCTCGATCCTCAAAAGCACACCAGAAAGCGACCCCAAGCGCGACTTCATCGAATCCATCGTCGGTGAGGCCCGCCAGCTTGAGGGGGTACTGGACGAGATCCTGAATTATTCCGACTCGCTCTATCCGACCAAGGATTTCTGGGATGCCAACCAGCTGATCGAAACATCCATCCGGGATGTGCACGACCTGCTGGTCGAGAAGGGCTGCGAATGCCGCTTCGAACGCCGTGACTCCCTGCCGCTGGCCTATATCGATTTCAAGCAGGTCTCTTACTGCGTGCGGACCCTGATCGCCAACGACATCGACGGCCAGGCCGGAGAGACCATCACCGTGCAGGCCAATGAGGTGGAGGGCGCCATCCGCATCACGATCGAGAACAAGGGGCACAACATTGCCCAGGAGGAACTGGAGGCGCTTCTGACCCCTTTTGCCATAACGCATGACATGGGATCGGGGCTGGGACTTGCGCTGTGCAAGACCATGCTGGAGAAGCAGGGCATACCGCTGGTTGTCCTGGCATCCCCCGACGGAGGCACCACCTATTCAATCACACTTCCCACACGCAAGGAGGAGCCGTCATGA
- the cysS gene encoding cysteine--tRNA ligase → MALRIYNTLTGEKENFVPLVPGKAGLYVCGVTVYDYCHIGHARANIVFDIIYRYLKYAGYDVTYVRNYTDIDDKIIKRANQEGVDYRTIADRYIEAFDEDMGRLGLAKPTVEPKATDHIGGIIAIIEALIARGHAYPSDGDVYFAVDTFTDYLKLSKRNLEEMQAGARVEVGEKKRNPMDFALWKGSKPGEPWWQSPWGEGRPGWHIECSAMSMEFLGKTFDFHGGGKDLIFPHHENEIAQSEAANGCQFVRYWLHNGFVNINSEKMSKSLGNFFTIREVLDKFDAETLRFFILSAHYRSPIDFSDQNLSEAQAGLERIYACLAALDDVLGERPASGELPPAASFSAAGAELREKSVQMVPRFVEAMDDDFNSAQALGVLFETVRAANRFLAETPEPAPAALSLISHVRQRFTETGSVLGLFGSRPADWLENIRSARSAGIDITPAEIEGLIAERAEARKARDFKRSDEIRDLLLAKGIQLLDSPQGTTWNVK, encoded by the coding sequence ATGGCATTACGCATCTACAATACCCTCACCGGTGAGAAGGAAAATTTCGTGCCGCTGGTGCCGGGCAAAGCCGGCCTGTACGTCTGCGGAGTCACGGTCTACGATTACTGCCACATCGGCCACGCCCGCGCCAACATCGTCTTCGACATCATCTACCGCTACCTGAAGTATGCCGGCTACGATGTCACCTATGTCCGCAACTACACCGACATCGACGACAAGATCATCAAACGCGCCAACCAGGAGGGTGTCGACTACCGCACCATCGCCGACCGCTACATCGAGGCCTTTGACGAGGATATGGGGCGCCTCGGACTGGCCAAGCCGACGGTTGAGCCGAAGGCAACCGACCATATCGGCGGCATCATCGCCATCATCGAGGCCCTGATCGCGCGGGGGCACGCCTACCCTTCCGACGGCGACGTCTATTTCGCGGTGGACACCTTTACCGACTATCTCAAGCTCTCCAAGCGCAACCTGGAGGAGATGCAGGCCGGTGCCCGGGTCGAGGTGGGGGAGAAGAAACGCAATCCCATGGACTTTGCCCTGTGGAAGGGCTCCAAGCCGGGCGAACCATGGTGGCAGTCCCCCTGGGGCGAGGGGCGGCCGGGCTGGCACATTGAATGTTCGGCCATGAGCATGGAGTTCCTCGGCAAAACCTTCGACTTTCACGGTGGCGGCAAGGACCTGATCTTCCCGCACCACGAAAACGAGATCGCGCAGAGCGAGGCGGCCAACGGCTGCCAGTTCGTGCGCTACTGGCTGCACAACGGCTTCGTCAACATCAATTCCGAAAAAATGAGCAAGTCCCTGGGCAACTTCTTCACCATCCGCGAGGTGCTGGACAAGTTCGATGCCGAGACGCTGCGCTTTTTCATCCTTTCGGCCCACTACCGCTCGCCGATCGATTTCTCCGACCAGAACCTGAGCGAGGCCCAGGCCGGCCTGGAACGGATCTATGCCTGTTTGGCGGCCCTGGACGACGTTCTGGGAGAGCGCCCGGCATCCGGGGAGCTGCCGCCGGCCGCATCGTTTTCCGCAGCAGGGGCAGAACTGCGGGAGAAGTCCGTGCAGATGGTCCCCCGCTTCGTTGAGGCAATGGACGATGACTTCAACTCAGCACAAGCCCTGGGGGTGCTGTTCGAAACGGTCCGCGCCGCCAACCGTTTTCTGGCTGAAACCCCGGAACCCGCACCGGCAGCACTCTCTCTGATCAGCCATGTACGCCAGCGCTTCACCGAGACCGGCAGCGTACTGGGGCTGTTCGGCAGCCGTCCGGCGGATTGGCTGGAGAACATCAGGAGTGCCCGGAGCGCCGGAATCGACATCACCCCCGCAGAAATAGAAGGCCTGATCGCGGAGCGGGCCGAGGCGCGCAAGGCCAGGGATTTCAAGCGCAGCGACGAAATCCGGGACCTGCTGCTGGCCAAGGGGATTCAACTGCTGGACTCGCCCCAGGGCACCACCTGGAACGTGAAGTAG
- a CDS encoding MFS transporter, with protein MVDHTVLQRRRWRLFGALALMYILVYFYRVSLAVVAADISRDLRLSPQQLGALAGILFYVYAAAQIPLGPMIDRLGGRLVISASGLLTATGGILFSQADTLPAAMAARVLIGIGTASVLMGTFTIFSHWYSKQEFGRISGFMVAVGNLGNLAGTAPLALAVAAVGWRSSFLAIGVVQVLVTVLVYTIVRDRPPSSPGAAPSHPAPSPPGGVKEGLFSAWGEILGNRDFWLLGGVAFFWYGNYLALQGLWGGPYLMEVLGLSRSAAGRTLMFTSLGFISGSMMIDTVARTVFRSLKKTLLAGQLLLLIPMSSFLGPAESLPQPLLGVLFFATGMAVSSGVMVYPIIRAMFRIEIVGTALTSLNFFVLMGAAVTQQAMGLIIGSYGRIGATAPPQAFHAAFLFPVTGLAAAILLFRRARDYS; from the coding sequence ATGGTCGATCACACCGTTCTGCAGCGCCGGCGCTGGAGACTCTTCGGCGCGCTGGCGCTGATGTACATCCTGGTCTATTTCTACCGCGTATCTCTGGCCGTGGTGGCGGCCGACATCTCCCGCGACCTCCGGCTCAGCCCGCAGCAGCTCGGCGCACTGGCCGGCATTCTCTTCTATGTCTATGCCGCGGCGCAGATCCCTCTCGGACCGATGATCGATCGCCTGGGGGGGCGGCTGGTAATCAGTGCCAGCGGCTTGCTGACCGCCACCGGGGGGATTCTCTTTTCCCAGGCTGACACCCTGCCCGCCGCCATGGCGGCAAGGGTGCTGATCGGCATCGGCACCGCCTCCGTGCTGATGGGCACCTTCACCATCTTCAGCCACTGGTACTCCAAACAGGAATTCGGCCGGATCTCCGGCTTCATGGTAGCGGTCGGCAACCTGGGAAACCTGGCCGGAACGGCACCGCTGGCACTGGCCGTGGCAGCTGTCGGCTGGCGTTCCTCCTTCCTGGCGATCGGGGTGGTCCAGGTCCTGGTGACCGTGCTGGTGTACACCATAGTACGCGACCGTCCCCCCTCCTCTCCGGGAGCGGCTCCCAGCCACCCTGCCCCTTCGCCGCCGGGGGGAGTAAAGGAGGGGCTGTTTTCCGCCTGGGGCGAGATCCTGGGCAACCGGGATTTTTGGTTGCTGGGAGGGGTGGCCTTTTTCTGGTACGGCAACTATCTGGCCCTGCAGGGATTATGGGGAGGCCCGTACCTGATGGAGGTGCTGGGTCTTTCGCGCAGCGCAGCCGGCCGGACGCTGATGTTCACCTCGCTGGGCTTCATCTCGGGCAGCATGATGATCGATACCGTCGCCCGCACCGTTTTCCGCTCCCTCAAGAAGACCCTGCTGGCCGGTCAACTCCTCCTGCTGATCCCGATGTCCTCGTTCCTGGGACCGGCGGAATCACTGCCGCAGCCGCTCCTGGGGGTGCTCTTCTTTGCCACGGGGATGGCGGTTTCCAGCGGGGTAATGGTGTATCCCATCATCCGCGCCATGTTCAGGATCGAGATCGTCGGCACCGCCCTGACCTCGCTCAATTTCTTCGTGCTGATGGGCGCCGCGGTCACGCAGCAGGCAATGGGCCTGATCATCGGTTCCTACGGTCGCATCGGCGCAACCGCCCCACCGCAGGCCTTCCATGCCGCCTTCCTGTTTCCTGTAACCGGGCTGGCTGCGGCGATCCTGCTGTTTCGCCGGGCCCGGGACTACTCCTAG
- a CDS encoding fibronectin type III domain-containing protein yields the protein MRKPLQCASIVIAMLSLMTIGLMLAGCSGSGGGVSSQVVSGNASVGAPLAGQVSLKDSSAQPQEKTAVIGSDGSFAFDVTGLKAPFIIQGVGNSAGTTYKLHSFANGTGTANVNPLSNALVASAAGVSDPGQVFQAADPAVLQKIKEDLPTATSDLLNKLQPLLKLYGAEGKDPITDSYQSDHQGLDGLFDNVSVAIPNGVITVANAKTGEVIFSASVTDIKSGTFNDNPSTLPQTPAQTDPPEEVTPTPPVTTPPTVTVPAAPANVVASGGTRQVTLSWKAVSSATSYNVYYGTASGITKGSGTKLTNVSSPAVLTGLNDGTTYYCIVTAVNSAGESAASVQVAAATVSATPSPVIPPVPGSVTATGGANQATLTWAASSGATSYNIYWSSTSGVTKANGTRVSGVTSPYVKTGLSAGSTYYFIVTAVNSAGESAASAQVSASTNPPVTKQLSLAWDGVTGASSYNLYWSTSPGVTTSNGKKISGVSSPYTHTGLAAGTTYYYVVTASDGSQESAASAQASGTTGL from the coding sequence GTGAGAAAACCATTACAATGCGCATCTATCGTCATCGCCATGCTGTCGCTGATGACTATCGGCCTGATGCTTGCCGGCTGCAGCGGCTCAGGAGGAGGGGTGTCGTCCCAGGTGGTGAGCGGCAACGCCTCGGTCGGGGCGCCCCTGGCCGGGCAGGTAAGCCTGAAGGATTCCTCGGCCCAGCCCCAGGAGAAGACCGCCGTCATCGGCAGTGACGGTTCCTTTGCATTCGATGTCACCGGACTGAAAGCCCCCTTTATCATTCAAGGGGTCGGCAATTCCGCCGGTACGACCTATAAGCTGCACTCCTTTGCGAACGGAACCGGCACGGCCAACGTCAACCCACTTTCCAATGCTCTGGTGGCAAGCGCGGCTGGGGTAAGCGACCCGGGGCAGGTGTTTCAGGCGGCCGACCCGGCCGTGCTCCAGAAGATCAAGGAAGATCTGCCTACAGCTACCAGTGATCTGCTGAACAAGCTGCAGCCCTTGCTCAAGCTTTACGGCGCAGAAGGCAAGGATCCCATTACCGACAGCTACCAGTCCGATCACCAGGGGCTCGACGGTCTGTTCGACAACGTCAGCGTCGCCATTCCCAACGGAGTTATCACGGTCGCCAATGCGAAGACCGGCGAGGTGATCTTCAGCGCGTCGGTCACGGATATCAAAAGCGGAACGTTCAACGACAATCCGTCTACTCTGCCACAGACTCCCGCCCAGACCGATCCTCCTGAGGAAGTGACCCCCACCCCCCCGGTCACCACGCCGCCGACCGTGACCGTTCCGGCTGCACCGGCCAACGTGGTCGCCTCCGGCGGCACCAGGCAGGTGACCCTTTCCTGGAAAGCGGTCAGCAGCGCCACCTCCTACAACGTCTATTACGGGACCGCGTCCGGCATCACCAAGGGCAGCGGCACCAAGCTGACCAATGTTTCCAGCCCGGCCGTGCTGACCGGCCTGAATGACGGTACGACCTACTACTGCATCGTGACCGCCGTGAACAGCGCCGGTGAAAGCGCAGCCTCGGTCCAGGTGGCTGCCGCCACAGTGAGTGCCACCCCCAGCCCGGTCATCCCGCCCGTGCCGGGCTCGGTCACCGCAACCGGGGGCGCAAACCAGGCCACCCTGACCTGGGCTGCCTCTTCCGGAGCCACCTCCTACAATATCTACTGGTCCAGCACTTCCGGAGTCACCAAGGCGAACGGAACGCGGGTCAGCGGCGTGACCAGCCCCTATGTCAAAACCGGCCTCTCCGCGGGCAGCACCTACTACTTCATCGTTACCGCGGTCAACAGCGCCGGAGAAAGCGCCGCCTCGGCCCAGGTTTCGGCATCCACCAACCCGCCCGTGACCAAGCAGCTCAGCCTGGCCTGGGATGGAGTTACCGGAGCCAGCTCCTATAACCTGTACTGGTCGACCTCACCGGGGGTGACTACCTCCAACGGCAAGAAGATCAGCGGCGTCAGCAGCCCCTACACCCATACCGGCCTGGCAGCCGGGACCACCTACTACTACGTGGTCACCGCCAGCGACGGCAGCCAGGAAAGCGCCGCCTCGGCCCAGGCTTCGGGAACGACCGGTCTCTGA